In the Oncorhynchus gorbuscha isolate QuinsamMale2020 ecotype Even-year linkage group LG05, OgorEven_v1.0, whole genome shotgun sequence genome, one interval contains:
- the tctn2 gene encoding tectonic-2 isoform X2, translating to MANILSARVLCRCAYILLIVLITDAKSNVVFQPSYLVTSGPRLSAFLLGNTSGISLTLSSLSLSNPPDRLPPTSGSENLTQWVLTQELVGKTTVRVQLSLNRSLLLCGNNNDTDCCPEPLCVLETLRVSACLGNTSQASLLIQARIYAQVFPTEPVSDNKTVIPNQVYRPLGSCSCDLTVGACDVRCCCDKDCSPEALKLFQGQCLSGPFGGEVSPVPDYLCIAQSAENAPDWFPFLCVISLPENNPFLGFFYEGDTITPKPRPSFQRPVLSAPLPTHIYQQGDPIFTISDQYFTIPQNSLVGQCVDNAPVAFLKNFQAQCVTRLHSCPTGPPLQTTPTELRVQVRDGQGGVVTVDVTDKMAVDLRPFVASPVAEDGRLLCENVTLALNYKFFWKGNGLTNITLTRILGNVLSASVGLTASYSVVFLNGDALAQPNSGNPGYQVGRPVIGGIVDTLENETVIQRTPVNLWKPVSSGLCASEGRIVLFGENSTAGCLLPVSLQNLTQCSLLSQNVASLQRALSTATHIARNGDPDVLNLTDWLNISFVELNSNQPVGGGIGICSGIPSHRHIHVRSIVTEVVGGLPQREIQAVEVSDHVSTWKFECGGGDPCLEPTMIQNFPVTSSITFTDISINTGPPKTRFQINFTEYDCDRNDVCWPQLAFPLTRYYTGESYSLSLAKGLILVFFFIAASILGTPWKQIRQAWRSASL from the exons ATGGCTAATATACTTTCTGCACGTGTTCTATGTCGATGTGCATACATTCTTCTGATTGTTTTGATTACGGATGCAAAGAGCAATGTCG TTTTTCAGCCGTCGTATCTCGTCACATCTGGACCTAGATTGTCTGCTTTCTTGCTTGGAAACACATCTGGcatatccctgaccctgagctcTCTATCGCTCTCCAATCCCCCAG ATCGCCTTCCACCCACATCAGGCTCagaaaatctgacacagtgggtTCTCACACAGGAGTTGGTGGGCAAG ACTACAGTGCGAGTGCAGCTGAGTCTGAACCGCAGCCTGCTCCTGTGTGGTAATAATAATGACACAGACTGCTGTCCTGAGCCACTGTGTGTGCTGGAGACTCtacgtgtgtctgcctgtctggggAACACATCTCAGGCTTCACTGCTAATCCAGGCTAGGATCTATGCCCAGGTGTTTCCCACTGAACCTGTGTCTG ACAACAAAACAGTAATTCCCAACCAAGTGTACCGGCCCCTGGGCTCCTGTTCCTGCGACCTCACTGTGGGAGCCTGTGATGTGCGATGCTGCTGTGACAAG GACTGTTCCCCTGAAGCCCTGAAGCTGTTTCAGGGCCAGTGTCTTTCGGGGCCCTTTGGAGGGGAAGTTTCTCCAGTTCCTGATTACCTGTGCATTGCACAGTCTGCTGAAAATGCCCCTGATTGGTTTCCATTTCTCTGTGTCATCTCCCTGCCTGAAAACAATCCCTTCCTTGGATTCTTTTATGAAGGGGACACAAT CACACCAAAGCCCAGGCCATCTTTCCAAAGGCCAGTGCTGTCGGCTCCACTGCCCACCCATATCTACCAGCAGGGGGATCCCATTTTTACCATAAGTGATCAGTATTTCACCATTCCTCAG AACTCCCTGGTTGGCCAGTGTGTAGATAATGCCCCTGTGGCATTTTTGAAAAACTTCCAAGCGCAGTGTGTGACCCGTCTCCATTCCTGCCCAACTGGACCCCCCTTACAGACGACACCAACTGAGCTGAGGGTGCAAGTCAGGGATGGCCAAGggg GTGTGGTCACAGTGGATGTCACAGATAAAATGGCTGTTGATCTGAGGCCCTTTGTCGCGAGTCCTGTGGCTGAAGATGGCAGACTGCTGTGTGAAAATGTGACCTTGGCCTTAAATTACAAATTCTTCTGGAAAGGGAATGGTCTCACAAATATCACACTAACCCGCATACTTGGGAATGTCCTTTCTGCTAGTG TGGGTTTGACAGCCAGCTATTCAGTTGTGTTTCTGAATGGAGATGCTTTGGCTCAGCCCAACTCGGGGAACCCAG GTTACCAGGTGGGCAGGCCTGTGATTGGTGGGATTGTGGACACCTTGGAGAATGAAACAGTCATACAGAGGACCCCAGTCAATCTTTGGAAGCCAG TAAGCAGTGGACTGTGTGCCTCTGAGGGGAGAATAGTACTATTTGGGGAGAACTCAACTGCAGGATGTCTGTTACCTGTGAGCCTACAGAACCTGACCCAATGTAGCCTGCTTAG TCAGAATGTGGCCTCTCTTCAGAGGGCACTGAGCACAGCAACACACATAGCGAGGAATGGAGACCCAGATGTTCTgaacctgactgactggttgaaCATTAGCT TTGTAGAACTGAACTCCAACCAGCCTGTGGGTGGTGGtattggaatatgttctgggattccctCCCACCGGCACATCCACGTTAGGAGCATTGTGACAGAGGTGGTGGGGGGGTTGCCTCAGCGGGAGATACAAGCAGTGGAAGTCAG TGACCATGTGTCCACTTGGAAGTTTGAGTGTGGAGGGGGTGACCCCTGTCTGGAGCCGACTATGATTCAGAATTTCCCTGTCACCTCCTCCATCACCTTCACTGATATCTCCATCAACACAGGACCACCCAAAACCAG GTTTCAGATTAACTTTACTGAGTATGACTGCGACAGGAACGATGTGTGCTGGCCCCAGCTTGCCTTCCCCCTCACCAGGTATTATACAG GTGAGTCGTACTCCCTGTCTCTGGCCAAGGGCCTCATCTTGGTGTTTTTCTTCATCGCTGCCTCCATTCTCGGGACTCCATGGAAACAGATCCGACAGGCATGGAGAAGTGCTTCTCTCTAA
- the LOC124036369 gene encoding V-type proton ATPase 116 kDa subunit a2-like yields MGSLFRSEEMCLAQMFLQSGSAYDCISELGEMGLVEFRDLNPSVNLFQRKFVTEIKRCEEMERILGYLLREIKRADIPLPEGEVNPIAPQPKHVLVIMEQLQRLEVELSEVTRNKEKLQKNLLELTEYTHMLRITRNFVHRSTEREPLHAQHEFSFLDDSMMEYSSMQRLGAKLGFISGLIQRVKIEAFERMLWRVCKGYTILSYSEIDEYLEDPDTGEPTKSVVFLISYWGEQIGQKVKKICDCYHCHVYPYPNSNEERNDVVEGLRTRIQDLHTVLHRTEDYLRQVLNKASESVYTWVIQVKKMKSIYYILNLCSFDVTNKCLIAEVWCPVNDLPTLRWALEEGSRKSGATVPSFVNRIPSNDTPPTLIRTNKFTSGFQSIVEAYGVGNYREVNPAPYTVITFPFLFAVMFGDLGHGMIMALFALWMVLYEDNRKLKRTRNEIWNTFFEGRYIILMMGLFSVYTGLIYNDCFSKSLNIFGSCWNVNAMFKSGNWTWDSTLRTNAFLTLDPIVPGVFKGPYPLGIDPIWNLASNRLTFLNSYKMKMSVIVGIIHMSFGVILGVFNHLHFRKKFNLYLVFLPELLFLLCLFGYLVFMIIYKWLAFSARDSQMAPSILIHFINMFLMQGDGVPPLFPGQVGLQVFLVVIAILSVPVLLLGKPVYLYLLHNGGANLMGMYRGYERVRRHSEEELSLMRAHDMEEGSVHNDLSTSREQQKEEFDFGDVFLHQSIHTIEYCLGCISNTASYLRLWALSLAHAQLSEVLWSMVMRVGLRMDTSLGIMFLVPVFGIFAVLTVSILLVMEGLSAFLHALRLHWVEFQNKFYSGTGIKFVPFAFSLLPSSFEHDGLL; encoded by the exons ATGGGTTCGTTGTTCCGAAGTGAAGAGATGTGTTTGGCCCAGATGTTTCTGCAGTCTGGATCGGCATACGACTGCATTAGCGAACTGGGAGAAATGGGTCTGGTGGAATTCAGAGAC CTCAACCCCAGCGTAAACCTATTCCAGCGGAAGTTTGTCACTGAGATAAAACGATGTGAGGAAATGGAGAGAATTCTAG GGTACCTTCTAAGGGAAATCAAGAGAGCAGACATCCCACTTCCAGAGGGAGAAGTGAACCCGATTGCACCCCAGCCCAAGCATGTCCTGGTTATAATG GAGCAGTTGCAGAGGCTGGAGGTGGAGCTGAGTGAGGTGACCAGGAATAAGgagaagctacagaagaacctCCTGGAGCTGACCGAGTACACACACATGCTGCGTATCACACGCAACTTTGTGCACCGCAGCACAGAA CGTGAGCCCCTGCACGCCCAGCATGAGTTCTCCTTCCTAGATGACTCCATGATGGAATACTCTAGCATGCAGCGGCTAGGAGCCAAACTAGG GTTTATATCAGGGCTGATTCAGAGGGTGAAGATAGAGGCCTTTGAGCGCATGCTGTGGAGAGTGTGTAAGGGCTACACCATTCTTAGCTACTCTGAGATTGACGAGTATTTGGAGGACCCTGACACG GGTGAGCCAACCAAGAGTGTGGTGTTCCTCATCTCTTATTGGGGTGAGCAGATCGGACAGAAAGTCAAGAAGATCTGTGACTG CTACCACTGTCATGTGTATCCATACCCTAACAGCAATGAGGAGAGGAATGATGTTGTGGAGGGACTCAGGACTCGCATCCAGGACCTGCACACT GTTCTCCATAGGACAGAAGACTACCTGAGACAGGTGTTGAACAAGGCCTCTGAGTCTGTCTACACCTGGGTCATCCAGGTCAAGAAGATGAAGTCCATCTACTACATCCTCAACCTGTGCAGCTTTGACGTCACTAACAAGTGTCTGATAGCTGAGGTGTGGTGCCCTGTCAACGACCTGCCGACCCTGCGGTGGGCGCTAGAGGAAGGATCG AGGAAAAGTGGAGCCACAGTGCCTTCTTTTGTCAACCGTATCCCCAGCAACGACACTCCGCCTACCCTGATAAGGACCAACAAGTTCACCTCAGGCTTCCAGAGCATAGTGGAGGCCTATGGAGTGGGAAACTATAGAGAGGTTAACCCAG CTCCTTACACAGTCATCACCTTCCCCTTCCTGTTTGCTGTGATGTTTGGAGACCTGGGCCATGGTATGATCATGGCTCTGTTTGCTCTCTGGATGGTGCTGTATGAAGACAACCGCAAACTGAAGCGCACAAGAAACGAG ATCTGGAACACGTTCTTCGAGGGCCGTTACATCATCCTGATGATGGGCTTGTTCTCGGTCTATACCGGCCTCATCTACAACGACTGCTTTTCCAAGTCTCTCAACATCTTTGGCTCTTGCTGGAATGTCAACGCCATGTTTAAATCTGGAAATTGGACTTG GGATTCCACGCTCCGcaccaatgcctttctgaccCTTGATCCCATTGTCCCTGGGGTTTTCAAAGGACCCTACCCTTTGGGCATTGACCCG ATTTGGAACTTGGCGTCAAATCGTCTGACCTTTCTGAACTCCTACAAGATGAAGATGTCTGTGATTGTGGGTATCATTCACATGAGTTTCGGGGTCATCCTAGGTGTCTTCAACCACCT ACACTTCAGAAAGAAGTTCAACCTGTACTTAGTATTCCTCCCGGAGCTGCTGTTCCTGCTGTGTCTGTTTGGCTACCTGGTCTTCATGATCATCTACAAGTGGCTGGCCTTCTCTGCCCGTGACTCCCAGATGGCCCCCAGCATCCTCATACACTTCATCAACATGTTCCTCATGCAGGGGGACGGGGTGCCGCCCCTCTTCCCAGGACAG GTTGGGCTGCAGGTGTTCCTGGTGGTAATTGCTATACTATCAGTGCCTGTCTTACTGCTGGGGAAACCAGTTTACCTCTACTTGCTGCACAACGGAGGAGCCAACCTCATGGGAATGTACAGG GGTTATGAGCGTGTGCGGCGGCACAGCGAGGAAGAGCTTTCCCTGATGAGGGCTCATGACATGGAGGAGGGCAGTGTCCACAATGACCTCTCCACTAGCAGAGAGCAGCAGAAAGAAGAG tttgACTTTGGGGATGTGTTCCTGCACCAGTCTATTCACACCATAGAGTACTGCCTGGgctgcatctccaacacagcctcCTACCTGCGCCTCTGGGCTCTGAGTCTGGCACATGCCC AGCTGTCGGAGGTGCTGTGGTCCATGGTGATGCGGGTGGGCCTGCGGATGGACACCAGTCTGGGCATCATGTTTCTGGTGCCAGTGTTTGGGATATTTGCTGTGCTCACTGTGTCTATCCTCCTGGTTATGGAGGGACTGTCTGCCTTCCTCCATGCTCTCAGGCTGCACTG GGTGGAGTTCCAAAATAAGTTCTACAGTGGGACTGGAATCAAGTTTGTTCCCTTTGCcttctccctcctgccctctagCTTTGAACATGATGGCTTGCTGTGA
- the tctn2 gene encoding tectonic-2 isoform X3 — translation MANILSARVLCRCAYILLIVLITDAKSNVDRLPPTSGSENLTQWVLTQELVGKTTVRVQLSLNRSLLLCGNNNDTDCCPEPLCVLETLRVSACLGNTSQASLLIQARIYAQVFPTEPVSDNKTVIPNQVYRPLGSCSCDLTVGACDVRCCCDKDCSPEALKLFQGQCLSGPFGGEVSPVPDYLCIAQSAENAPDWFPFLCVISLPENNPFLGFFYEGDTITPKPRPSFQRPVLSAPLPTHIYQQGDPIFTISDQYFTIPQNSLVGQCVDNAPVAFLKNFQAQCVTRLHSCPTGPPLQTTPTELRVQVRDGQGGVVTVDVTDKMAVDLRPFVASPVAEDGRLLCENVTLALNYKFFWKGNGLTNITLTRILGNVLSASVGLTASYSVVFLNGDALAQPNSGNPGYQVGRPVIGGIVDTLENETVIQRTPVNLWKPVSSGLCASEGRIVLFGENSTAGCLLPVSLQNLTQCSLLSQNVASLQRALSTATHIARNGDPDVLNLTDWLNISFVELNSNQPVGGGIGICSGIPSHRHIHVRSIVTEVVGGLPQREIQAVEVSDHVSTWKFECGGGDPCLEPTMIQNFPVTSSITFTDISINTGPPKTRFQINFTEYDCDRNDVCWPQLAFPLTRYYTGESYSLSLAKGLILVFFFIAASILGTPWKQIRQAWRSASL, via the exons ATGGCTAATATACTTTCTGCACGTGTTCTATGTCGATGTGCATACATTCTTCTGATTGTTTTGATTACGGATGCAAAGAGCAATGTCG ATCGCCTTCCACCCACATCAGGCTCagaaaatctgacacagtgggtTCTCACACAGGAGTTGGTGGGCAAG ACTACAGTGCGAGTGCAGCTGAGTCTGAACCGCAGCCTGCTCCTGTGTGGTAATAATAATGACACAGACTGCTGTCCTGAGCCACTGTGTGTGCTGGAGACTCtacgtgtgtctgcctgtctggggAACACATCTCAGGCTTCACTGCTAATCCAGGCTAGGATCTATGCCCAGGTGTTTCCCACTGAACCTGTGTCTG ACAACAAAACAGTAATTCCCAACCAAGTGTACCGGCCCCTGGGCTCCTGTTCCTGCGACCTCACTGTGGGAGCCTGTGATGTGCGATGCTGCTGTGACAAG GACTGTTCCCCTGAAGCCCTGAAGCTGTTTCAGGGCCAGTGTCTTTCGGGGCCCTTTGGAGGGGAAGTTTCTCCAGTTCCTGATTACCTGTGCATTGCACAGTCTGCTGAAAATGCCCCTGATTGGTTTCCATTTCTCTGTGTCATCTCCCTGCCTGAAAACAATCCCTTCCTTGGATTCTTTTATGAAGGGGACACAAT CACACCAAAGCCCAGGCCATCTTTCCAAAGGCCAGTGCTGTCGGCTCCACTGCCCACCCATATCTACCAGCAGGGGGATCCCATTTTTACCATAAGTGATCAGTATTTCACCATTCCTCAG AACTCCCTGGTTGGCCAGTGTGTAGATAATGCCCCTGTGGCATTTTTGAAAAACTTCCAAGCGCAGTGTGTGACCCGTCTCCATTCCTGCCCAACTGGACCCCCCTTACAGACGACACCAACTGAGCTGAGGGTGCAAGTCAGGGATGGCCAAGggg GTGTGGTCACAGTGGATGTCACAGATAAAATGGCTGTTGATCTGAGGCCCTTTGTCGCGAGTCCTGTGGCTGAAGATGGCAGACTGCTGTGTGAAAATGTGACCTTGGCCTTAAATTACAAATTCTTCTGGAAAGGGAATGGTCTCACAAATATCACACTAACCCGCATACTTGGGAATGTCCTTTCTGCTAGTG TGGGTTTGACAGCCAGCTATTCAGTTGTGTTTCTGAATGGAGATGCTTTGGCTCAGCCCAACTCGGGGAACCCAG GTTACCAGGTGGGCAGGCCTGTGATTGGTGGGATTGTGGACACCTTGGAGAATGAAACAGTCATACAGAGGACCCCAGTCAATCTTTGGAAGCCAG TAAGCAGTGGACTGTGTGCCTCTGAGGGGAGAATAGTACTATTTGGGGAGAACTCAACTGCAGGATGTCTGTTACCTGTGAGCCTACAGAACCTGACCCAATGTAGCCTGCTTAG TCAGAATGTGGCCTCTCTTCAGAGGGCACTGAGCACAGCAACACACATAGCGAGGAATGGAGACCCAGATGTTCTgaacctgactgactggttgaaCATTAGCT TTGTAGAACTGAACTCCAACCAGCCTGTGGGTGGTGGtattggaatatgttctgggattccctCCCACCGGCACATCCACGTTAGGAGCATTGTGACAGAGGTGGTGGGGGGGTTGCCTCAGCGGGAGATACAAGCAGTGGAAGTCAG TGACCATGTGTCCACTTGGAAGTTTGAGTGTGGAGGGGGTGACCCCTGTCTGGAGCCGACTATGATTCAGAATTTCCCTGTCACCTCCTCCATCACCTTCACTGATATCTCCATCAACACAGGACCACCCAAAACCAG GTTTCAGATTAACTTTACTGAGTATGACTGCGACAGGAACGATGTGTGCTGGCCCCAGCTTGCCTTCCCCCTCACCAGGTATTATACAG GTGAGTCGTACTCCCTGTCTCTGGCCAAGGGCCTCATCTTGGTGTTTTTCTTCATCGCTGCCTCCATTCTCGGGACTCCATGGAAACAGATCCGACAGGCATGGAGAAGTGCTTCTCTCTAA
- the tctn2 gene encoding tectonic-2 isoform X1 — protein sequence MANILSARVLCRCAYILLIVLITDAKSNVAIPFLVFQPSYLVTSGPRLSAFLLGNTSGISLTLSSLSLSNPPDRLPPTSGSENLTQWVLTQELVGKTTVRVQLSLNRSLLLCGNNNDTDCCPEPLCVLETLRVSACLGNTSQASLLIQARIYAQVFPTEPVSDNKTVIPNQVYRPLGSCSCDLTVGACDVRCCCDKDCSPEALKLFQGQCLSGPFGGEVSPVPDYLCIAQSAENAPDWFPFLCVISLPENNPFLGFFYEGDTITPKPRPSFQRPVLSAPLPTHIYQQGDPIFTISDQYFTIPQNSLVGQCVDNAPVAFLKNFQAQCVTRLHSCPTGPPLQTTPTELRVQVRDGQGGVVTVDVTDKMAVDLRPFVASPVAEDGRLLCENVTLALNYKFFWKGNGLTNITLTRILGNVLSASVGLTASYSVVFLNGDALAQPNSGNPGYQVGRPVIGGIVDTLENETVIQRTPVNLWKPVSSGLCASEGRIVLFGENSTAGCLLPVSLQNLTQCSLLSQNVASLQRALSTATHIARNGDPDVLNLTDWLNISFVELNSNQPVGGGIGICSGIPSHRHIHVRSIVTEVVGGLPQREIQAVEVSDHVSTWKFECGGGDPCLEPTMIQNFPVTSSITFTDISINTGPPKTRFQINFTEYDCDRNDVCWPQLAFPLTRYYTGESYSLSLAKGLILVFFFIAASILGTPWKQIRQAWRSASL from the exons ATGGCTAATATACTTTCTGCACGTGTTCTATGTCGATGTGCATACATTCTTCTGATTGTTTTGATTACGGATGCAAAGAGCAATGTCG CAATCCCTTTTCTAGTTTTTCAGCCGTCGTATCTCGTCACATCTGGACCTAGATTGTCTGCTTTCTTGCTTGGAAACACATCTGGcatatccctgaccctgagctcTCTATCGCTCTCCAATCCCCCAG ATCGCCTTCCACCCACATCAGGCTCagaaaatctgacacagtgggtTCTCACACAGGAGTTGGTGGGCAAG ACTACAGTGCGAGTGCAGCTGAGTCTGAACCGCAGCCTGCTCCTGTGTGGTAATAATAATGACACAGACTGCTGTCCTGAGCCACTGTGTGTGCTGGAGACTCtacgtgtgtctgcctgtctggggAACACATCTCAGGCTTCACTGCTAATCCAGGCTAGGATCTATGCCCAGGTGTTTCCCACTGAACCTGTGTCTG ACAACAAAACAGTAATTCCCAACCAAGTGTACCGGCCCCTGGGCTCCTGTTCCTGCGACCTCACTGTGGGAGCCTGTGATGTGCGATGCTGCTGTGACAAG GACTGTTCCCCTGAAGCCCTGAAGCTGTTTCAGGGCCAGTGTCTTTCGGGGCCCTTTGGAGGGGAAGTTTCTCCAGTTCCTGATTACCTGTGCATTGCACAGTCTGCTGAAAATGCCCCTGATTGGTTTCCATTTCTCTGTGTCATCTCCCTGCCTGAAAACAATCCCTTCCTTGGATTCTTTTATGAAGGGGACACAAT CACACCAAAGCCCAGGCCATCTTTCCAAAGGCCAGTGCTGTCGGCTCCACTGCCCACCCATATCTACCAGCAGGGGGATCCCATTTTTACCATAAGTGATCAGTATTTCACCATTCCTCAG AACTCCCTGGTTGGCCAGTGTGTAGATAATGCCCCTGTGGCATTTTTGAAAAACTTCCAAGCGCAGTGTGTGACCCGTCTCCATTCCTGCCCAACTGGACCCCCCTTACAGACGACACCAACTGAGCTGAGGGTGCAAGTCAGGGATGGCCAAGggg GTGTGGTCACAGTGGATGTCACAGATAAAATGGCTGTTGATCTGAGGCCCTTTGTCGCGAGTCCTGTGGCTGAAGATGGCAGACTGCTGTGTGAAAATGTGACCTTGGCCTTAAATTACAAATTCTTCTGGAAAGGGAATGGTCTCACAAATATCACACTAACCCGCATACTTGGGAATGTCCTTTCTGCTAGTG TGGGTTTGACAGCCAGCTATTCAGTTGTGTTTCTGAATGGAGATGCTTTGGCTCAGCCCAACTCGGGGAACCCAG GTTACCAGGTGGGCAGGCCTGTGATTGGTGGGATTGTGGACACCTTGGAGAATGAAACAGTCATACAGAGGACCCCAGTCAATCTTTGGAAGCCAG TAAGCAGTGGACTGTGTGCCTCTGAGGGGAGAATAGTACTATTTGGGGAGAACTCAACTGCAGGATGTCTGTTACCTGTGAGCCTACAGAACCTGACCCAATGTAGCCTGCTTAG TCAGAATGTGGCCTCTCTTCAGAGGGCACTGAGCACAGCAACACACATAGCGAGGAATGGAGACCCAGATGTTCTgaacctgactgactggttgaaCATTAGCT TTGTAGAACTGAACTCCAACCAGCCTGTGGGTGGTGGtattggaatatgttctgggattccctCCCACCGGCACATCCACGTTAGGAGCATTGTGACAGAGGTGGTGGGGGGGTTGCCTCAGCGGGAGATACAAGCAGTGGAAGTCAG TGACCATGTGTCCACTTGGAAGTTTGAGTGTGGAGGGGGTGACCCCTGTCTGGAGCCGACTATGATTCAGAATTTCCCTGTCACCTCCTCCATCACCTTCACTGATATCTCCATCAACACAGGACCACCCAAAACCAG GTTTCAGATTAACTTTACTGAGTATGACTGCGACAGGAACGATGTGTGCTGGCCCCAGCTTGCCTTCCCCCTCACCAGGTATTATACAG GTGAGTCGTACTCCCTGTCTCTGGCCAAGGGCCTCATCTTGGTGTTTTTCTTCATCGCTGCCTCCATTCTCGGGACTCCATGGAAACAGATCCGACAGGCATGGAGAAGTGCTTCTCTCTAA